A single Denticeps clupeoides chromosome 7, fDenClu1.1, whole genome shotgun sequence DNA region contains:
- the cftr gene encoding cystic fibrosis transmembrane conductance regulator isoform X1 has translation MRRSPVEDANFFSRYFFWWTGPVMRKGFRERLGLADVYLTPSSDAADALAECLEREWDREVASGKKNPRLLFALARVRTFFWPFVLCGVLMYLGEATKTVQPQLLGRIIGQFDPFHAAEREQGYFLALGLGLLFTARFLLLQPAVFGLHRLGMQIRVALFSLIYKKTLKLSSRVLDKISTGELVSLLSAHLSKFDQSMGMAHFVWISPLQCILCVGLVWELIDVNSLCALAAISVLGIIQAGLSHKMGPFKAQRAKLTSKRLALTSEIMENIHSVKVYGWEGIMETIINNMRKKEVKLTQKIGSLRYFYSSAYFFSAIWIVAAAIVPHALTRGIILRRIFTTLSYCITLRITVTRQLPASIQMWYDTVTLLRKIEDFLSKEEYKVLEYNPTATGMELVNVTASWDEGIGELFDKIRRENKDQENGQLNGDSGLFFTNLYVTPVLRKISLRLEKGEMLALAGSTGSGKSSLLMTIMGELVPSEGMIKHSGRISYSPQMAWIMPGTIRDNILFGLAYNEYRYKSVIKACQLEQDLAALPDSDKTNMAEGGLNLSGGQKARVALARAVYRDADVYLLDAPFTHLDIATEKEIFERCLCKLMASKTRVVITSKLEHLKRADKILLLHNGDSFFYGTFSELQARRPDFSSLILGMEAYDSIDAERRSSILSETLRRVSVDETAGHRAERPSFRQQTAYSELRDERRPSILLNPLTLAARKLSFISSAATGAAGSEEEIRRPTERKLSIMPENELVDECFSGGDVYHSHGVHVAGQRRQSVLDFITNSQVGGRRDTFQSSFRRKMSVLPQSELASELDIYSRRLSTESLHDFNEDMEGEQIEACFEDQQVEDVFETTNWSTYVRYICTNKNLIYVLIFIFILFAAEVSLSVVGIYLITDKVWQEEHQWFGFNATLQKNTSSVGQSGPVIITPTSIYYIIYIYVATSESILALGFMRGLPLVHTMISVSVKLHEKMLSSVLRAPMSVLNTMKTGRIMNRFTKDMGTIDDMLPLLMFDLIQLFLIVIGCLLVVTIMRPYIYIAATPLAIIFILMRKYFLRTGQQLKQLETEARSPIFSHLIVSMKGLWTIRAFERQAYFEGQFQKALDTHTATWFLYLSTLRWFLLRSDIVFTLFFTLSAWIAVGTTKDPHVGEVGIIVTMAMLINGTFQWCVVTSIAVDGMMRSVDRVFRFIDLPSEEPEPDAAAGRRSKKSDLVIENPDACRGDNWPSCGQMDVQNLTVRYTEAGTAILKDLSFRVEGGQKLGLLGRTGSGKSTLFNGLMRLAHTDGEISVDGASWSNMALRDWRRLFGIVPQKVFIFTGTFRMNLDPYGRHSDEDLWKVTEEVGLKSVIEQFPDKLDFQLEYGGHVLSNGHKQLMCLARSILRGARILLLDEPSAHLDPITIKALKSTLRDSFSNCTIILSEHRIETLLECQSFLMLEQGSVKTFDSIQKLVSETSVLRQAISPAERLKLFPRRNSSMHVAQPKMGNVALTLEEEAEDEVQDTRL, from the exons ATGCGCAGGTCACCTGTGGAAGATGCCAACTTCTTCTCCAGATATTTCTTCTG GTGGACCGGCCCGGTCATGAGGAAGGGCTTCAGGGAGCGGCTGGGCCTGGCGGACGTGTATCTGACCCCGTCCTCGGACGCAGCCGACGCGCTGGCGGAGTGCCTGGAGAG GGAATGGGACAGAGAAGTCGCTTCTGGAAAGAAAAATCCCCGGCTGCTGTTTGCCCTGGCCCGAGTTCGGACCTTCTTCTGGCCTTTTGTCCTCTGTGGAGTGCTCATGTATTTGGGG GAGGCCACCAAAACCGTGCAGCCGCAGCTCCTGGGCCGCATCATTGGCCAGTTTGACCCATTCCACGCTGCAGAGAGGGAGCAGGGCTACTTCCTGGCTCTGGGCCTCGGCCTGCTCTTCACCGCCcgcttcctgctgctgcagccggCCGTCTTTGGCCTCCACCGCCTGGGCATGCAGATCCGCGTTGCGCTGTTCAGCCTCATCTACAAGAAG ACCCTGAAACTGTCCAGTCGCGTGCTGGATAAAATCAGTACAGGTGAATTGGTCAGTCTGCTGTCTGCCCACCTGAGCAAGTTTGACCAG AGTATGGGTATGGCCCACTTTGTGTGGATCTCCCCACTGCAGTGCATATTGTGTGTGGGCCTGGTGTGGGAGCTCATTGATGTCAACAGCTTATGCGCCTTGGCTGCTATATCTGTGCTGGGCATCATCCAGGCTGGTCTCTCTCACAAGATGGGTCCCTTCAA AGCCCAAAGGGCCAAGCTGACCAGTAAAAGGCTTGCTCTGACCTCTGAGATAATGGAGAACATTCATTCTGTGAAGGTCTATGGATGGGAGGGGATCATGGAAACCATCATCAATAACATGAGAAA AAAGGAAGTGAAGCTCACACAAAAGATTGGCTCCCTACGCTACTTCTACAGCTCCGCATACTTCTTCTCCGCGATTTGGATCGTGGCGGCAGCCATTGTTCCTCACGCGCTGACCAGAGGCATCATCCTGCGCAGGATCTTTACCACCCTGTCCTACTGCATTACGTTACGCATCACCGTCACTCGACAGCTGCCGGCCTCCATCCAGATGTGGTATGACACAGTCACGCTGCTCAGGAAGATTGAG GACTTTCTCAGTAAAGAGGaatacaaggttctggagtacAATCCCACAGCCACTGGGATGGAACTGGTCAATGTTACTGCTTCCtgggatgag GGAATCGGGGAGCTGTTTGACAAGATAAGACGTGAAAACAAAGATCAGGAAAACGGGCAGCTGAACGGAGACTCCGGCCTCTTCTTCACCAACCTGTATGTGACTCCAGTGCTGAGGAAGATCAGCCTGCGGCTGGAGAAGGGAGAGATGCTAGCGCTGGCAGGTTCCACGGGATCAGGGAAG AGTTCTCTCCTCATGACCATAATGGGCGAGCTGGTCCCATCTGAGGGCATGATCAAACACAGCGGTCGCATCTCCTACTCCCCGCAGATGGCCTGGATCATGCCCGGCACCATACGAGACAACATCCTGTTTGGACTGGCGTACAATGAATACCGTTACAAGAGCGTCATCAAAGCCTGTCAGCTGGAACAG GACCTGGCTGCATTGCCTGACAGTGACAAGACTAACATGGCCGAGGGGGGTCTGAACTTGAGCGGAGGCCAGAAGGCTCGTGTGGCTCTGGCGAG AGCTGTGTATAGGGATGCTGATGTGTACCTGCTGGATGCACCTTTCACACACCTGGATATTGCTACAGAGAAGGAGATCTTTGAAAG ATGCCTCTGTAAACTGATGGCCTCCAAAACAAGGGTGGTCATCACCagcaagctggagcacctgaaACGGGCCGACAAGATCCTCCTGTTGCACAACGGCGACAGCTTCTTCTACGGCACGTTCTCGGAGTTGCAGGCGCGCCGTCCTGACTTCAGCTCCCTGATCCTGGGCATGGAGGCATACGACAGCATTGACGCGGAGCGCCGCAGCTCCATTCTCTCCGAGACGCTGCGGCGCGTCTCCGTGGACGAGACGGCGGGACACCGCGCCGAGCGACCCTCCTTCCGCCAGCAAACCGCCTACAGCGAGCTGCGGGATGAGCGCAGACCGTCGATTCTCCTTAACCCTCTCACACTTGCCGCTCGCAAGCTCTCTTTCATCTCCTCAGCGGCTACCGGAGCAGCGGGTTCGGAGGAGGAGATCAGGCGGCCAACCGAACGCAAGCTGTCCATCATGCCGGAGAACGAACTGGTGGATGAGTGCTTCTCCGGTGGGGATGTGTACCACAGCCACGGTGTCCACGTGGCTGGACAGAGGCGGCAGTCGGTACTCGACTTCATAACCAACTCCCAAGTTGGAGGCCGGCGGGACACCTTCCAGTCCTCATTCCGACGTAAGATGTCCGTCCTGCCCCAGAGCGAGCTGGCCTCGGAGTTGGACATCTACTCCCGTCGCCTGTCCACTGAAAGTCTGCATGACTTTAACGAGGACATGGAAGGAGAGCAGATTGAG GCGTGTTTTGAAGACCAGCAGGTTGAAGATGTTTTTGAAACAACTAATTGGAGCACATATGTGCGCTACATCTGCACAAATAAAAACCTGATCTATGTTctcatctttattttcatattgtTTGCAGCTGAG GTGTCCCTCTCTGTTGTCGGTATTTACCTGATCACAGA TAAGGTGTGGCAAGAGGAGCACCAGTGGTTTGGATTCAATGCCACCCTTCAAAAAAACACGTCCTCAGTGGGTCAGTCGGGCCCAGTCATCATCACGCCCACCAGTATTTACTACATCATCTACATCTATGTAGCTACCTCGGAGAGCATCCTGGCCCTGGGCTTCATGCGAGGTTTGCCATTGGTTCACACCATGATCTCGGTTTCTGTGAAGCTCCATGAGAAGATGCTGAGCTCTGTTCTCCGGGCGCCCATGTCTGTGCTGAACACCATGAAGACAG GGCGAATCATGAACAGGTTCACAAAAGACATGGGCACCATCGATGACATGCTTCCACTCCTCATGTTTGACCTCATCCAG CTCTTCTTGATCGTGATTGGATGCCTGTTGGTGGTGACAATCATGAGGCCATACATTTATATTGCTGCAACCCCACTGgccatcatcttcatcctcatgAGGAAGTACTTCTTGCGCACAGGCCAGCAGTTGAAACAGCTGGAAACTGAGG CCCGCAGTCCCATTTTCTCACACCTCATCGTATCCATGAAGGGGCTGTGGACGATCCGGGCCTTCGAGCGCCAGGCCTACTTTGAGGGTCAGTTCCAGAAGGCTCTGGACACCCACACCGCTACCTGGTTCCTTTACCTCTCCACTCTGCGCTGGTTCCTCCTGCGTTCCGACATCGTCTTCACACTCTTCTTCACTCTGTCTGCTTGGATTGCTGTTGGAACCACCA AGGACCCCCATGTGGGAGAAGTTGGAATTATTGTGACCATGGCCATGCTTATCAATGGAACTTTCCAGTGGTGTGTTGTCACCAGCATTGCTGTGGATGGCATG ATGCGCTCTGTGGAccgggtcttcaggttcatcgACCTCCCTTCTGAGGAACCCGAACCAGACGCTGCTGCTGGTAGAAGGAGCAAGAAATCCGATCTGGTTATCGAGAACCCAGACGCCTGCCGTGGGGACAACTGGCCGAGTTGTGGACAGATGGACGTCCAGAATCTCACCGTCAGATACACAGAGGCGGGCACTGCCATCCTCAAAGACCTGTCATTCAGAGTGGAGGGTGGCCAGAAG TTGGGTCTTCTGGGGAGGACAGGTTCTGGGAAGAGCACACTCTTCAACGGCCTCATGCGTTTGGCCCACACTGATGGAGAGATCTCTGTTGATGGAGCTTCCTGGAGCAACATGGCCTTGAGAGATTGGAGGAGGTTGTTCGGCATCGTCCCTCAG AAAGTCTTTATCTTCACGGGGACTTTCCGCATGAACCTGGACCCTTATGGCCGGCACAGTGACGAGGACTTGTGGAAAGTCACTGAGGAG GTTGGTCTGAAGTCTGTTATTGAGCAGTTCCCCGACAAGCTGGACTTTCAGCTGGAGTACGGCGGACACGTCCTCAGCAACGGCCACAAACAGCTGATGTGTCTGGCCCGATCCATCCTTCGAGGAGCTCGCATCCTGCTGCTGGATGAGCCCAGTGCTCACCTGGACCCCAT AACCATAAAAGCCCTGAAAAGCACCCTGAGGGACTCCTTCTCCAACTGCACCATCATACTGTCTGAACACAGGATAGAGACTCTGCTGGAGTGCCAGTCATTCCTG ATGCTGGAGCAAGGCTCCGTCAAGACATTTGACTCCATCCAGAAGCTCGTGAGCGAGACCAGCGTGCTGAGGCAGGCCATAAGCCCGGCGGAGCGCCTCAAACTTTTCCCCCGCCGCAACTCCAGCATGCACGTGGCCCAGCCCAAGATGGGCAACGTGGCACTGACCCTGGAGGAGGAAGCTGAAGACGAGGTCCAGGACACGCGGCTGTGA
- the cftr gene encoding cystic fibrosis transmembrane conductance regulator isoform X3 gives MRRSPVEDANFFSRYFFWWTGPVMRKGFRERLGLADVYLTPSSDAADALAECLEREWDREVASGKKNPRLLFALARVRTFFWPFVLCGVLMYLGEATKTVQPQLLGRIIGQFDPFHAAEREQGYFLALGLGLLFTARFLLLQPAVFGLHRLGMQIRVALFSLIYKKTLKLSSRVLDKISTGELVSLLSAHLSKFDQSMGMAHFVWISPLQCILCVGLVWELIDVNSLCALAAISVLGIIQAGLSHKMGPFKAQRAKLTSKRLALTSEIMENIHSVKVYGWEGIMETIINNMRKKEVKLTQKIGSLRYFYSSAYFFSAIWIVAAAIVPHALTRGIILRRIFTTLSYCITLRITVTRQLPASIQMWYDTVTLLRKIEDFLSKEEYKVLEYNPTATGMELVNVTASWDEGIGELFDKIRRENKDQENGQLNGDSGLFFTNLYVTPVLRKISLRLEKGEMLALAGSTGSGKSSLLMTIMGELVPSEGMIKHSGRISYSPQMAWIMPGTIRDNILFGLAYNEYRYKSVIKACQLEQDLAALPDSDKTNMAEGGLNLSGGQKARVALARAVYRDADVYLLDAPFTHLDIATEKEIFERCLCKLMASKTRVVITSKLEHLKRADKILLLHNGDSFFYGTFSELQARRPDFSSLILGMEAYDSIDAERRSSILSETLRRVSVDETAGHRAERPSFRQQTAYSELRDERRPSILLNPLTLAARKLSFISSAATGAAGSEEEIRRPTERKLSIMPENELVDECFSGGDVYHSHGVHVAGQRRQSVLDFITNSQVGGRRDTFQSSFRRKMSVLPQSELASELDIYSRRLSTESLHDFNEDMEGEQIEACFEDQQVEDVFETTNWSTYVRYICTNKNLIYVLIFIFILFAAEVSLSVVGIYLITDKVWQEEHQWFGFNATLQKNTSSVGQSGPVIITPTSIYYIIYIYVATSESILALGFMRGLPLVHTMISVSVKLHEKMLSSVLRAPMSVLNTMKTGRIMNRFTKDMGTIDDMLPLLMFDLIQLFLIVIGCLLVVTIMRPYIYIAATPLAIIFILMRKYFLRTGQQLKQLETEARSPIFSHLIVSMKGLWTIRAFERQAYFEGQFQKALDTHTATWFLYLSTLRWFLLRSDIVFTLFFTLSAWIAVGTTKDPHVGEVGIIVTMAMLINGTFQWCVVTSIAVDGMMRSVDRVFRFIDLPSEEPEPDAAAGRRSKKSDLVIENPDACRGDNWPSCGQMDVQNLTVRYTEAGTAILKDLSFRVEGGQKLGLLGRTGSGKSTLFNGLMRLAHTDGEISVDGASWSNMALRDWRRLFGIVPQ, from the exons ATGCGCAGGTCACCTGTGGAAGATGCCAACTTCTTCTCCAGATATTTCTTCTG GTGGACCGGCCCGGTCATGAGGAAGGGCTTCAGGGAGCGGCTGGGCCTGGCGGACGTGTATCTGACCCCGTCCTCGGACGCAGCCGACGCGCTGGCGGAGTGCCTGGAGAG GGAATGGGACAGAGAAGTCGCTTCTGGAAAGAAAAATCCCCGGCTGCTGTTTGCCCTGGCCCGAGTTCGGACCTTCTTCTGGCCTTTTGTCCTCTGTGGAGTGCTCATGTATTTGGGG GAGGCCACCAAAACCGTGCAGCCGCAGCTCCTGGGCCGCATCATTGGCCAGTTTGACCCATTCCACGCTGCAGAGAGGGAGCAGGGCTACTTCCTGGCTCTGGGCCTCGGCCTGCTCTTCACCGCCcgcttcctgctgctgcagccggCCGTCTTTGGCCTCCACCGCCTGGGCATGCAGATCCGCGTTGCGCTGTTCAGCCTCATCTACAAGAAG ACCCTGAAACTGTCCAGTCGCGTGCTGGATAAAATCAGTACAGGTGAATTGGTCAGTCTGCTGTCTGCCCACCTGAGCAAGTTTGACCAG AGTATGGGTATGGCCCACTTTGTGTGGATCTCCCCACTGCAGTGCATATTGTGTGTGGGCCTGGTGTGGGAGCTCATTGATGTCAACAGCTTATGCGCCTTGGCTGCTATATCTGTGCTGGGCATCATCCAGGCTGGTCTCTCTCACAAGATGGGTCCCTTCAA AGCCCAAAGGGCCAAGCTGACCAGTAAAAGGCTTGCTCTGACCTCTGAGATAATGGAGAACATTCATTCTGTGAAGGTCTATGGATGGGAGGGGATCATGGAAACCATCATCAATAACATGAGAAA AAAGGAAGTGAAGCTCACACAAAAGATTGGCTCCCTACGCTACTTCTACAGCTCCGCATACTTCTTCTCCGCGATTTGGATCGTGGCGGCAGCCATTGTTCCTCACGCGCTGACCAGAGGCATCATCCTGCGCAGGATCTTTACCACCCTGTCCTACTGCATTACGTTACGCATCACCGTCACTCGACAGCTGCCGGCCTCCATCCAGATGTGGTATGACACAGTCACGCTGCTCAGGAAGATTGAG GACTTTCTCAGTAAAGAGGaatacaaggttctggagtacAATCCCACAGCCACTGGGATGGAACTGGTCAATGTTACTGCTTCCtgggatgag GGAATCGGGGAGCTGTTTGACAAGATAAGACGTGAAAACAAAGATCAGGAAAACGGGCAGCTGAACGGAGACTCCGGCCTCTTCTTCACCAACCTGTATGTGACTCCAGTGCTGAGGAAGATCAGCCTGCGGCTGGAGAAGGGAGAGATGCTAGCGCTGGCAGGTTCCACGGGATCAGGGAAG AGTTCTCTCCTCATGACCATAATGGGCGAGCTGGTCCCATCTGAGGGCATGATCAAACACAGCGGTCGCATCTCCTACTCCCCGCAGATGGCCTGGATCATGCCCGGCACCATACGAGACAACATCCTGTTTGGACTGGCGTACAATGAATACCGTTACAAGAGCGTCATCAAAGCCTGTCAGCTGGAACAG GACCTGGCTGCATTGCCTGACAGTGACAAGACTAACATGGCCGAGGGGGGTCTGAACTTGAGCGGAGGCCAGAAGGCTCGTGTGGCTCTGGCGAG AGCTGTGTATAGGGATGCTGATGTGTACCTGCTGGATGCACCTTTCACACACCTGGATATTGCTACAGAGAAGGAGATCTTTGAAAG ATGCCTCTGTAAACTGATGGCCTCCAAAACAAGGGTGGTCATCACCagcaagctggagcacctgaaACGGGCCGACAAGATCCTCCTGTTGCACAACGGCGACAGCTTCTTCTACGGCACGTTCTCGGAGTTGCAGGCGCGCCGTCCTGACTTCAGCTCCCTGATCCTGGGCATGGAGGCATACGACAGCATTGACGCGGAGCGCCGCAGCTCCATTCTCTCCGAGACGCTGCGGCGCGTCTCCGTGGACGAGACGGCGGGACACCGCGCCGAGCGACCCTCCTTCCGCCAGCAAACCGCCTACAGCGAGCTGCGGGATGAGCGCAGACCGTCGATTCTCCTTAACCCTCTCACACTTGCCGCTCGCAAGCTCTCTTTCATCTCCTCAGCGGCTACCGGAGCAGCGGGTTCGGAGGAGGAGATCAGGCGGCCAACCGAACGCAAGCTGTCCATCATGCCGGAGAACGAACTGGTGGATGAGTGCTTCTCCGGTGGGGATGTGTACCACAGCCACGGTGTCCACGTGGCTGGACAGAGGCGGCAGTCGGTACTCGACTTCATAACCAACTCCCAAGTTGGAGGCCGGCGGGACACCTTCCAGTCCTCATTCCGACGTAAGATGTCCGTCCTGCCCCAGAGCGAGCTGGCCTCGGAGTTGGACATCTACTCCCGTCGCCTGTCCACTGAAAGTCTGCATGACTTTAACGAGGACATGGAAGGAGAGCAGATTGAG GCGTGTTTTGAAGACCAGCAGGTTGAAGATGTTTTTGAAACAACTAATTGGAGCACATATGTGCGCTACATCTGCACAAATAAAAACCTGATCTATGTTctcatctttattttcatattgtTTGCAGCTGAG GTGTCCCTCTCTGTTGTCGGTATTTACCTGATCACAGA TAAGGTGTGGCAAGAGGAGCACCAGTGGTTTGGATTCAATGCCACCCTTCAAAAAAACACGTCCTCAGTGGGTCAGTCGGGCCCAGTCATCATCACGCCCACCAGTATTTACTACATCATCTACATCTATGTAGCTACCTCGGAGAGCATCCTGGCCCTGGGCTTCATGCGAGGTTTGCCATTGGTTCACACCATGATCTCGGTTTCTGTGAAGCTCCATGAGAAGATGCTGAGCTCTGTTCTCCGGGCGCCCATGTCTGTGCTGAACACCATGAAGACAG GGCGAATCATGAACAGGTTCACAAAAGACATGGGCACCATCGATGACATGCTTCCACTCCTCATGTTTGACCTCATCCAG CTCTTCTTGATCGTGATTGGATGCCTGTTGGTGGTGACAATCATGAGGCCATACATTTATATTGCTGCAACCCCACTGgccatcatcttcatcctcatgAGGAAGTACTTCTTGCGCACAGGCCAGCAGTTGAAACAGCTGGAAACTGAGG CCCGCAGTCCCATTTTCTCACACCTCATCGTATCCATGAAGGGGCTGTGGACGATCCGGGCCTTCGAGCGCCAGGCCTACTTTGAGGGTCAGTTCCAGAAGGCTCTGGACACCCACACCGCTACCTGGTTCCTTTACCTCTCCACTCTGCGCTGGTTCCTCCTGCGTTCCGACATCGTCTTCACACTCTTCTTCACTCTGTCTGCTTGGATTGCTGTTGGAACCACCA AGGACCCCCATGTGGGAGAAGTTGGAATTATTGTGACCATGGCCATGCTTATCAATGGAACTTTCCAGTGGTGTGTTGTCACCAGCATTGCTGTGGATGGCATG ATGCGCTCTGTGGAccgggtcttcaggttcatcgACCTCCCTTCTGAGGAACCCGAACCAGACGCTGCTGCTGGTAGAAGGAGCAAGAAATCCGATCTGGTTATCGAGAACCCAGACGCCTGCCGTGGGGACAACTGGCCGAGTTGTGGACAGATGGACGTCCAGAATCTCACCGTCAGATACACAGAGGCGGGCACTGCCATCCTCAAAGACCTGTCATTCAGAGTGGAGGGTGGCCAGAAG TTGGGTCTTCTGGGGAGGACAGGTTCTGGGAAGAGCACACTCTTCAACGGCCTCATGCGTTTGGCCCACACTGATGGAGAGATCTCTGTTGATGGAGCTTCCTGGAGCAACATGGCCTTGAGAGATTGGAGGAGGTTGTTCGGCATCGTCCCTCAG TGA